One Vanessa atalanta chromosome 20, ilVanAtal1.2, whole genome shotgun sequence genomic window carries:
- the LOC125072055 gene encoding RNA-binding protein 12 isoform X1 — translation MSVIIRLQNLPWSANALDIRNFFRGLSIPEGGVHIVGGELGDAFIAFSTDEDARQAMMLDGGKIKEIQVKLLLSSRSEMHKVIETARQSVPLLTLAAPSPVPPPVIPPPTQTPQPIISAAPAITPFSTALGTTTIAGFGIPGIGNPQEIPQPAVIEPPAPLLSPPSKSPLEEDKDEEKLDRKRSKDKERRRSRSRSRSRDRERKERKRERRDRSRSRERRRRDRSRSRDRRDRKRDRKDRSRSRDRSPSRRSRDKRNNDRNKSPQNSQERSLDNIDVNIAPPPPAFGSTNGPQIPMMPNNMVSNGPVGPLDQGPNRFNDPSLAEAFNKLQELGKKRNPNAFQGEQNGARFQAGRGGGSMARGGSAFRRDGRSSRFEEEQKDCCVALRNAPNHTSYGDVRRFFPFMIDKHGIKMINDNMGRRTGNIFVRFCAARSKQLALQRKSNELKGAEVIVEALDDETYDSAVDSFLPFREDNDDEDQSLVVADGENNKKSFSVLKLTDLPNFVKEHDIMKAFNEFSLLSIQLSDCRITRTKIAYVQFVKVDDAKMAFERKDSYMFGRRQATIAPVSNEEYDQVKLNQDKTDQITLNRPTNDNMQEQVIPRDPRQRRQLVDNGPSSAGAQIQGAVPAQFMPNAQFSQNFGGSFQNPQFGAFPSGGNLEPRAVTSNTWTNRMSFPKQSDQEIQASPMGKPKVISVNMEDEPLDCVLMKSLPREATDRTIVNFLADTGAVPSRIHLMLDANGLPSGDCFCEFRSAQEARKAATKHGQLLDGSRVTIDLVMRSVVEEALEGPKLETQPGILGNAPPPFMNMPRGGFMGRGQFRGRGMFERGGYDRGGFRGGFDPSRGGFDPNRGGFRGRGGWSERGMRGFDRGRGRGFARGRGGFDNMSMPMPIQMRNDEEQDPALENFGTPGCIVTMENVPFRATVDDIMTFFGDFELTQDDIIRRYNERGQPTGDARVAFRTPFDAQRAVKTRHMNTIFDRRINLTIL, via the coding sequence TACGGACGAAGACGCACGCCAAGCGATGATGCTAGATGGAGGGAAGATCAAGGAAATACAAGTTAAATTGCTCCTGAGTTCGCGGTCGGAAATGCACAAGGTGATAGAAACGGCCCGTCAGAGCGTACCGTTGTTAACACTTGCCGCCCCTTCGCCTGTGCCACCTCCTGTCATTCCTCCGCCAACTCAGACACCTCAACCAATCATCTCCGCCGCACCCGCCATTACTCCTTTTTCAACAGCTCTTGGTACCACAACGATTGCCGGTTTTGGAATACCAGGCATCGGTAACCCGCAAGAGATTCCCCAACCTGCTGTGATAGAACCACCTGCGCCTTTACTTAGTCCGCCCTCAAAATCTCCTCTAGAAGAAGACAAAGATGAGGAGAAGTTAGATAGAAAACGAAGCAAAGACAAAGAAAGACGACGCTCTAGATCTCGTTCAAGATCCCGGGACAGAGAAaggaaagaaagaaaaagagaaCGCAGAGATAGATCGCGCTCGAGGGAGAGGAGACGGAGAGACCGAAGTCGCAGTCGAGATAGGCGCGACCGTAAACGAGATAGAAAAGATCGCAGTCGCTCTCGTGACAGATCACCCTCACGTCGCTCTCGTGACAAACGTAACAATGATCGCAACAAATCGCCACAGAACTCCCAGGAGCGGTCGCTTGATAACATTGACGTTAATATCGCTCCACCTCCGCCCGCTTTTGGAAGTACAAATGGACCACAAATACCGATGATGCCAAATAATATGGTGTCAAATGGACCAGTAGGACCATTAGATCAAGGGCCAAATCGGTTCAATGATCCATCTTTAGCAGAGgcttttaacaaattacaagaaCTAGGCAAAAAACGCAATCCTAATGCATTCCAAGGCGAACAAAATGGCGCCAGATTTCAAGCCGGCCGCGGGGGAGGTAGTATGGCGCGCGGTGGAAGCGCATTCCGTCGTGACGGCCGTTCATCAAGATTCGAAGAAGAACAAAAAGATTGCTGCGTGGCTCTCAGAAATGCACCAAATCATACAAGCTACGGAGATGTCCGCCGATTTTTCCCATTCATGATCGATAAGCATGGAATCAAAATGATCAATGATAACATGGGTCGTCGGACTGGTAATATCTTTGTCAGATTTTGCGCTGCTCGCTCCAAGCAACTTGCTCTACAGCGTAAGAGTAACGAATTGAAAGGAGCTGAGGTAATAGTTGAGGCATTAGACGATGAGACATACGATTCTGCTGTTGATTCATTTTTACCTTTCCGTGAAGATAATGACGATGAGGATCAAAGTCTGGTTGTAGCTGATggagaaaacaataaaaaatccttCAGCGTATTGAAATTAACAGATTTACCGAATTTTGTCAAGGAACATGATATTATGAAAGCATTTAATGAGTTTTCCCTTTTGTCGATTCAATTAAGTGATTGTCGTATAACTAGAACTAAAATAGCATACGTCCAATTCGTTAAAGTCGACGATGCAAAAATGGCTTTTGAACGTAAAGACAGTTACATGTTCGGTAGACGCCAGGCGACTATCGCGCCAGTGTCTAATGAAGAATAtgaccaagtaaaattaaaccaaGATAAGACGGATCAAATTACTTTGAACCGACCCACAAACGATAATATGCAAGAACAAGTCATCCCACGGGACCCACGCCAGCGACGCCAACTAGTAGATAACGGACCAAGTTCTGCCGGTGCTCAAATACAGGGAGCAGTTCCGGCACAGTTTATGCCCAATGCTCAATTTTCCCAAAATTTTGGTGGTTCGTTCCAAAACCCTCAATTTGGAGCTTTTCCGAGTGGCGGTAACTTGGAACCGAGAGCGGTTACATCTAACACTTGGACAAACAGAATGAGTTTTCCCAAACAATCAGATCAAGAAATACAAGCGTCTCCCATGGGCAAACCTAAAGTTATATCCGTCAACATGGAAGATGAACCACTCGACTGTGTTCTCATGAAGAGTCTTCCACGAGAAGCTACTGACAGAACTATTGTTAACTTCTTGGCCGATACTGGCGCAGTACCATCCAGAATACATCTTATGCTAGATGCGAACGGTCTTCCTTCCGGTGATTGCTTTTGCGAATTTAGATCGGCTCAAGAAGCCCGAAAGGCTGCTACGAAACATGGCCAGCTCTTAGACGGGAGTCGTGTCACAATAGACCTAGTTATGCGAAGTGTTGTAGAGGAAGCTTTAGAGGGACCCAAATTAGAAACCCAACCTGGTATTCTTGGCAACGCGCCTCCTCCCTTCATGAATATGCCACGAGGTGGTTTTATGGGACGCGGGCAGTTCCGCGGAAGGGGTATGTTTGAACGAGGAGGCTATGATAGAGGTGGTTTCAGAGGAGGTTTCGATCCTAGTAGAGGTGGCTTCGATCCTAATCGAGGCGGATTCAGAGGGCGAGGTGGTTGGAGCGAACGTGGCATGCGCGGGTTCGATCGAGGCAGAGGGCGAGGGTTTGCACGAGGACGGGGAGGATTTGACAACATGTCGATGCCAATGCCGATACAAATGCGGAACGATGAAGAGCAGGACCCCGCTCTAGAAAACTTCGGAACCCCGGGCTGCATCGTTACGATGGAGAACGTACCGTTCCGAGCAACCGTCGATGACATAATGACCTTCTTCGGCGACTTCGAGCTGACCCAAGATGATATAATCAGGAGATACAATGAACGCGGACAGCCCACGGGAGACGCGCGGGTTGCGTTCCGAACGCCCTTCGACGCCCAACGCGCTGTCAAAACTCGGCATATGAATACAATATTTGACCGACGAATCAATCTAACTATTCTCTAA
- the LOC125072055 gene encoding uncharacterized protein LOC125072055 isoform X2 produces the protein MSVIIRLQNLPWSANALDIRNFFRGLSIPEGGVHIVGGELGDAFIAFSTDEDARQAMMLDGGKIKEIQVKLLLSSRSEMHKVIETARQSVPLLTLAAPSPVPPPVIPPPTQTPQPIISAAPAITPFSTALGTTTIAGFGIPGIGNPQEIPQPAVIEPPAPLLSPPSKSPLEEDKDEEKLDRKRSKDKERRRSRSRSRSRDRERKERKRERRDRSRSRERRRRDRSRSRDRRDRKRDRKDRSRSRDRSPSRRSRDKRNNDRNKSPQNSQERSLDNIDVNIAPPPPAFGSTNGPQIPMMPNNMVSNGPVGPLDQITLNRPTNDNMQEQVIPRDPRQRRQLVDNGPSSAGAQIQGAVPAQFMPNAQFSQNFGGSFQNPQFGAFPSGGNLEPRAVTSNTWTNRMSFPKQSDQEIQASPMGKPKVISVNMEDEPLDCVLMKSLPREATDRTIVNFLADTGAVPSRIHLMLDANGLPSGDCFCEFRSAQEARKAATKHGQLLDGSRVTIDLVMRSVVEEALEGPKLETQPGILGNAPPPFMNMPRGGFMGRGQFRGRGMFERGGYDRGGFRGGFDPSRGGFDPNRGGFRGRGGWSERGMRGFDRGRGRGFARGRGGFDNMSMPMPIQMRNDEEQDPALENFGTPGCIVTMENVPFRATVDDIMTFFGDFELTQDDIIRRYNERGQPTGDARVAFRTPFDAQRAVKTRHMNTIFDRRINLTIL, from the exons TACGGACGAAGACGCACGCCAAGCGATGATGCTAGATGGAGGGAAGATCAAGGAAATACAAGTTAAATTGCTCCTGAGTTCGCGGTCGGAAATGCACAAGGTGATAGAAACGGCCCGTCAGAGCGTACCGTTGTTAACACTTGCCGCCCCTTCGCCTGTGCCACCTCCTGTCATTCCTCCGCCAACTCAGACACCTCAACCAATCATCTCCGCCGCACCCGCCATTACTCCTTTTTCAACAGCTCTTGGTACCACAACGATTGCCGGTTTTGGAATACCAGGCATCGGTAACCCGCAAGAGATTCCCCAACCTGCTGTGATAGAACCACCTGCGCCTTTACTTAGTCCGCCCTCAAAATCTCCTCTAGAAGAAGACAAAGATGAGGAGAAGTTAGATAGAAAACGAAGCAAAGACAAAGAAAGACGACGCTCTAGATCTCGTTCAAGATCCCGGGACAGAGAAaggaaagaaagaaaaagagaaCGCAGAGATAGATCGCGCTCGAGGGAGAGGAGACGGAGAGACCGAAGTCGCAGTCGAGATAGGCGCGACCGTAAACGAGATAGAAAAGATCGCAGTCGCTCTCGTGACAGATCACCCTCACGTCGCTCTCGTGACAAACGTAACAATGATCGCAACAAATCGCCACAGAACTCCCAGGAGCGGTCGCTTGATAACATTGACGTTAATATCGCTCCACCTCCGCCCGCTTTTGGAAGTACAAATGGACCACAAATACCGATGATGCCAAATAATATGGTGTCAAATGGACCAGTAGGACCATTA GATCAAATTACTTTGAACCGACCCACAAACGATAATATGCAAGAACAAGTCATCCCACGGGACCCACGCCAGCGACGCCAACTAGTAGATAACGGACCAAGTTCTGCCGGTGCTCAAATACAGGGAGCAGTTCCGGCACAGTTTATGCCCAATGCTCAATTTTCCCAAAATTTTGGTGGTTCGTTCCAAAACCCTCAATTTGGAGCTTTTCCGAGTGGCGGTAACTTGGAACCGAGAGCGGTTACATCTAACACTTGGACAAACAGAATGAGTTTTCCCAAACAATCAGATCAAGAAATACAAGCGTCTCCCATGGGCAAACCTAAAGTTATATCCGTCAACATGGAAGATGAACCACTCGACTGTGTTCTCATGAAGAGTCTTCCACGAGAAGCTACTGACAGAACTATTGTTAACTTCTTGGCCGATACTGGCGCAGTACCATCCAGAATACATCTTATGCTAGATGCGAACGGTCTTCCTTCCGGTGATTGCTTTTGCGAATTTAGATCGGCTCAAGAAGCCCGAAAGGCTGCTACGAAACATGGCCAGCTCTTAGACGGGAGTCGTGTCACAATAGACCTAGTTATGCGAAGTGTTGTAGAGGAAGCTTTAGAGGGACCCAAATTAGAAACCCAACCTGGTATTCTTGGCAACGCGCCTCCTCCCTTCATGAATATGCCACGAGGTGGTTTTATGGGACGCGGGCAGTTCCGCGGAAGGGGTATGTTTGAACGAGGAGGCTATGATAGAGGTGGTTTCAGAGGAGGTTTCGATCCTAGTAGAGGTGGCTTCGATCCTAATCGAGGCGGATTCAGAGGGCGAGGTGGTTGGAGCGAACGTGGCATGCGCGGGTTCGATCGAGGCAGAGGGCGAGGGTTTGCACGAGGACGGGGAGGATTTGACAACATGTCGATGCCAATGCCGATACAAATGCGGAACGATGAAGAGCAGGACCCCGCTCTAGAAAACTTCGGAACCCCGGGCTGCATCGTTACGATGGAGAACGTACCGTTCCGAGCAACCGTCGATGACATAATGACCTTCTTCGGCGACTTCGAGCTGACCCAAGATGATATAATCAGGAGATACAATGAACGCGGACAGCCCACGGGAGACGCGCGGGTTGCGTTCCGAACGCCCTTCGACGCCCAACGCGCTGTCAAAACTCGGCATATGAATACAATATTTGACCGACGAATCAATCTAACTATTCTCTAA